GCAATGGGAATTTTCTATCCGTTTATCAATGATGATGTTGCGTTGATTGGTGTTGAGGCAGCTGGCTTGGGATTAGAGACGGACGCACATGCTGCATCGATCAATAAAGGAAAAACAGGTGTCCTTCATGGCGCGATGATGAAGCTGCTTCAAGATGAGGACGGACAGATTTTAGAAGCTTTCTCGATTTCAGCGGGCTTAGATTATCCTGGACTTGGACCAGAACATTGTCATTTAAATAAAATACAAAGAGCAAGCTATGAGTTCGTGACCGATCAAGAAGCGTTGGATGCCTTTAAAATTTTATGCCAAACAGAAGGAATCATACCAGCCTTAGAAAGTGCGCATGCTATTAGCCATGCTATAAAAGCGGCCAAAGAACTTGGGCCAGACAAACAAATCATCGTTTGTCTTTCAGGTCGTGGTGATAAAGATGTTCAGCAAATCAAAGAATTATTTGAACAGGAGGCTAACTAATGAAATCACTAACGAAACAATTAAAGGCAAAACAGCAAGCGAATGAAACGATTTTTGTTCCATATATCATGGCAGGAGCGCAAGGTCTAGATCAATTAGCGGATGAAATCCAATTATTAACGGATGCAGGAGCTAGTGCAATCGAATTAGGGATCCCTTTTTCAGACCCCGTTGCAGATGGTCCAGTAATCCAAGCGGCTGGTCTAAGAGCGTTGGAAAATAAAGTTACATTAAGAAAGATAATCCAACAGTTAAAACAAATCAAAACCCCAACGCCTTTAGTGCTCATGACGTATTTCAATCCGGTTTTTAGCTATGGTTTAGAAACGTTTATTCAAGAGTTAGCTGAAACCAATGTTTTAGGTTTGATTATTCCGGATTTACCTTATGAACATCAAAAATTGTTAACACCATTACTAAAAGAGAGTGATATTTCATTGATTCCGCTGATTGCTCTGACTACACCGAAGGAACGGATCTCAGAATTGGCTGCAGCTGGAGATGGCTTTATATACGCAGTAGCTGTTAATGGTGTAACGGGAGTTGGGCGAAACTATCAAGAGATAGTAGATGAGCATTTAGCTTATATTCAAAAAGTGAGTGATAAGCCAGTTCTAGCAGGATTTGGTGTGTCTACTAAAGAGCATGTTGAGCGTTTCAGAAAAAGCTGTGCTGGTGTAATCGTTGGGAGTAAAATTGTTCAACTCCTTAGTGAAGGAAAGCAGGGAGAAGTTAAAGCTTTTATCCAAGAAGCTATAAAGAACGAAGTTTAAATTTTTTCGATTTTCCCCTTGCCTCTGAGGGAGGATTTCTGTAAAGTAGTATGAAAAGCAGGTGTAATTATGGAAATTCTTATCAATCGAAATTTAGTTTTTGCACAAAATCAATATTTAGAAACGGATCGCTTAAAACTGCGCCCTGTAACGCTAAGTGATGCTAATGATATGTACGAATATGCGTCTGATAAGGAGACGGTTACCCATGTTTTTCCAATCCATCAGTCTTTGAAAGATACACAAGACAGTATTTCTAATTACTTTATGTCAGCACCATTTGGAAAATACGGTGTCGAATTAAAAGAAACGGGCAAACTGATCGGAACGATCGATTTACGTGTGGAAGATCAGCATAATATTGCAGAAATCGGCTACGCCTTGAATCGAAACTATTGGGGCAAAGGATATATGCCGGAAGCAGCAGGTGAAATCTTGCGTTTTGGTTTTGAAGAATTACAATTGATGCGTATTTTTGCTACCCATGATGTTGACAATCCTAAATCAGGTCGAGTAATGGAAAAAATCGGCATGAAAGTAGAAGGTAGAATTCCAAATGCTCGTATGTGGAAAGGAAAAGTCGTGACAGATGCGATGCTTGGCATTACGTTAGAGGAATGGCAGAAAGTACACCGTTAAACTATAGAACAGTTCAGAGGAGAAATAACAACATGTTGATGTTTACTGAAAAAGATTTTGATGTCTTTACAATAGAAGGATTAGACCCAAGAATGGCTGGTATTCGTTCAACGATCCAACCAAAATTTCAAGAGTTAGATGATTATTTTGCTGAACAATTAGGGGAGAAACTAGAAACAGAATTTTTTGTTCATATTGCACAACATCGCCGTAGAACCGTTTATCCACCTGAAAACACTTGGTCGGCATTAAGTCAGAAAAAACGCGGCTATAAAATGGAAGCTCATTTTCAACTAGGGATCTGGCCAGACTATCTTTTTATGTGGTTATCACTGATCGATAATCCTAAAAATGAAAAGGAAATCGCACAAGCTTTTTTAGAGAATCAAGTATTATTTGAGCAATTAGATGATGAGTTTTACCTGTCGATCGATCATACGCAACCCGAGATCGAACGGTTGAATGAAGCGGATTTGGAGAAACACCTTATTCGTTTCCGTGATGTGAAAAAAGGAGAATTTCAAATTGGTCGAATTATTCGAAAGACGGATGATTTGTTGAATGATCCAGAAAAAGCAAGAGAATATATGTTGAAGACGTATGAGGAATTATTGCCGCTGTATCAGTTAGCAATTAAACATCAATAAAAAATCAGGTAGTGACTTTGTATTGAGAGAAGTCTACTACCTGATTTTTTATTGCACACCGATCTTATTCAGTGGGTAATACCGAAAATAAACAACACCCACAATAGCGTCCTCATCTACAAAACCAAAATAACGGCTATCATCCGTTTTCCGCCGATTATCTCCTAATACAAAATATTTCCCATCAGGAACGACAGTAGCAGGACCTGCTGCACTATTGGCTAAAGTAAAATCAGCAGTTAAAGGCATTCCATCTGTCAAAGCATCTTTAAATTCATCTAAATAAGGTTCGTCATATTTTTTGTCATTGATATATAATTGATCATTTTCCATTCGAATAGTATCACCAGGCATTCCGACAACCCGCTTAACAATTCGTTTCCCATCTCTGGGACTAGGAAATGTTGCCACATCAAATCGTTTTGGGCTGACTAAAGAGGTTTGCCACAAACGATCCGACTCATGATACGTCGGCTCCATCGAAATTCCAACGACTTCCACAGGTGTTAAAACAAACGTTCTTAAAAAAAGTGCAAATAGTAAAATCATTGCAAACTGTATTAATGTATAAAACGTGCCATATTTCTTTTTCATAAATAAACTCCTTTTTACGTGTTATTTCTTATAAGTATACCAGAATAAATCGAGTAAATAAGAAGAAAATAAGACGATTTGTGGATTATTTAATCACTAAGAGCATTCTTAAAGCAGATATTTTGTTGTGATTTCTAAATTTTGTTATACTTTTTACAGAACTTATCGTTTGATAAGGAGGAGGATGAACTATGTTTTTGGCTTGGAATGAAATAACCCGCTCGAAGTTACGCTATGCACTGATCATTAGTGTGATGTTTTTGATTTCTTATTTAGTTTTCTTTTTAACAGGCTTAGCGTATGGATTGGCGGAAGATAACCGAACTGCTGTGGATAAATGGCAAGCAGATGGGATTGTATTATCAGATGAATCAAACACGAATATCAACATGTCGATGATACCAATCAAGTCAATTGATGAAGTTGAAGCACAAGAAAAAGCCTCACTGGGGCAAACTGCAGCTGTGATTCAATTGGATCAAAAAAATGCTGAAAAAATCAATGCTAGTTTTTTCGGGATTAACAAAGATGAATTTTTGATGCCAAATATTGTTGAAGGAAAAGCTTTTACGAATGAAAATGAAACAGTTGCGGATAATAGCTTGAAAAAAGAAAATGATATCAAAATTGGGGATACAATAAAGCTAGCTGGCAGTGATAAAAAGCTTAAAGTCGTAGGTTTTACTGAAAATGCTAAGTTTAATGTTGCACCAGTGTTATATGTATCCACAAGTGCTTTTCAACAAATTCGCTTTGAAAAATCAGATACGACAGAAAATGCTCGTGTCAATGCAATCGTTTTTCGTGCTAAAGAGGGCTCGGTTAAAAATGTTCAAATAAAAGATGACGGATTAACTCGTTATGACATTGCAACTTTTATCAATAAACTACCAGGGTACAGTGCCCAAGTGCTGACGTTTGGTTTCATGATCAGCTTTTTGATCGTGATAGCGGCAATTGTTATAGGCATATTTATTTATGTGTTGACCATGCAAAAAACAACCATTTTTGGAATCATGAAAGCGCAAGGTATTTCAGGTTTGTATATTGCAATTTCTGTAATTTTACAAACATTTATCTTAGCTGTCTTGGGGATAACACTAGGATTACTTGGTACTGTGGGAACTTCCTTAGTATTGCCCACAGCAGTTCCGTTTCAATCGAATTGGCTATTTTTCTTATCAATCGGTGGAATAATGTTAATTATTGCAGTATTAGGGGCATTATTCTCAGTTCGAACAATTATTAAAATCGATCCATTAAAGGCCATTGGCTAGAACAGGAGGAGAAAAAGTGAAAGCAATCGAATTTTTATCTGTGGATAAACAATTTTTAGATGGAGATACAACAATTGAAGCATTAAAACCCACAAACTTTTCTGTGGAAAAAGGTCAATTTGTCGCTGTGATTGGTCCGAGTGGGTCAGGCAAGAGTACTTTTTTGACTCTTGCTGGTGGCTTACAAACCCCTACCAATGGTGAAATTAAAATAAATAATCAAGCATTTAGTGAAGAAAATGAAAAAAAACGGTCAACGATCCGTTTTTCCGAAATTGGGTTTATTTTGCAAGCATCGAATCTGGTTCCGTTCTTAACTGTGGAAAAGCAATTACGATTAGTGGATAAAGTAAAAAAAGAAAAGACTGATGTGGATAAAGTCAATCAGTTATTAACAGAGCTAGGAATTGAGAAATTGAAAAAAAAATATCCAGATGAAATTTCTGGAGGAGAGCGTCAGCGTGTAGCTATTGCTCGTGCGTTATATAATGATCCATCCATTATCTTAGCGGATGAACCTACAGCAAGTTTAGATTCGGATCGAGCATTTGAAGTTGTAAAAATTTTAGCAAGAGAAACAAAAGAAAAAAATAAAGCAACGATCATGGTAACGCACGATCAACGCTTGATCGATTTTTGTGACGAAGTCTTTGTGATGAAAGATGGTGTCTTGAAAAAACAAAAATAAATACTAAAAACAAAGATGTGGATAGTGAACAGCATCTTTGTTTTTTTATACAAAAAAACCTTGCCCAACAAAGTGGGCAAGGTCTGCAAATCCGAAAAAGTATGAGAAGCTGTAACGCTTTTCTCCAAATCGAATCTTAAAGTTTTTGGTTGTAGTATTCAACGACAAGAGCTTCGTCGATATCAGGGTATAACTCATCACGTTCTGGTAAACGAGTGAAGCTACCTTCTAATTTTTCAGTGTCAAAGCTTACGAATGCTGGACGTCCAACAGTTGCTTCAACAGCTTCTTTGATTGTTACTACGTTTTGAGATTTTTCACGAACAGAAATCACTTGACCAACTTCAACGTGGTAAGAAGGGATATCTACGCGTTTGCCATCTACAGTAACGTGACCGTGGTTTACTAATTGACGTGCTTGACGACGAGTAGTTGCAAGGCCTAAACGGTAAACGACGTTATCTAAACGTTGTTCTAGTAAGATCATGAAGTTAACACCGTGTTTACCTTCTTTGATCTTGCTTGCTTTAATAAACAAGTTAACGAATTGACGTTCGTTCATACCGTACATATGACGTAATTTTTGTTTTTCAGTTAATTGCATACCGTACTCAGATACTTTACCACGACTGTTTGGTCCGTGTTGTCCTGGTTTGTATGGGCGACGTGCTAGTTCTTTACCAGTTCCTGATAGAGAGATACCTAGACGACGAGAGATTTTCCATGATGGTCCTGTATAACGTGACATTAAAAATTCCTCCAATAAAATAATTTTTTGGAGTAAAATAATCTTCTGAAAAATTCATATTCGTTCAGTTCATTCTTCAACCTTCGCCCTTTGCAGCCGTGGGTTACGCAGTTGAACCTGAAAGCCGAAGCAATCAAGGCAATGAATTGTTGACGAGCCTATTATTTTTCTGCTGCATTATTTTACACAAAGCATAGTATAGCGCAAAATAAGGGATAACTCAAGCTTTTTCTTGGGTTATCCCTTAATAAACTACCAACCGCCAGAAGCGCCCCCGCCACCAGAAGATCCACCACCGAAAGAACCCCAAGATGAGCCTCCTCCACTACCAGATGAATCATTATCTGACCAGTTACTAGAATTATAGTTAGAAGCTAAATAAGCAGTCGTTAAGATATCGCCGTTTCCTGAATAGAGGGTATCACCAATTAAAATCCGACCAAATGCCTTTTGCTGAGCTGCTGGATTTTTTAATAATTTTCCTCTGGTGATCGCCCGACGTAAACTTCTTTTTGATAAAATCAAAAAAGTTCCGCTTAATAGAATATAGTAAAAATCTGTTTGTTTCATTTTTTCCTGCAAGAATTGAGAATCATTTGGATCGATTGATTTAGAGTAAGCAGACATTTGCTCTAGATAGTCATTGTAGGCTTGTTTCAAAGTGCCTTTTGCGCGAATCAATTTAATGATGAAAAATAAACTTAGTGTCATAAGCAACAGTAGCAAACTGAATAAGCCCCAATGGGAAAATTTAGCTGAACGTTGTTGCTCTTTGACTTGATTGATTTTAGAATCCACTAAAGCGGTTTTGGTGTTCATCAATGAAAAAACTTGGTCAACTACTTGATTTACTCCATCCGCATATCGTTCGTCTTTAAATGCGTCGACCACGTCATCATCGTTAATGATGTTGTTTGCTGTTCCATCAGGAATCAAGCCTTCCAATCCGTAGCCGACTTCTAATCGAAACTCCCGATCATCTAATGCAATCAGATATAAGACACCATTGTTTTCTTCTTTATTCCCAATTCCTAATTGGTTAAAGATTTTATTCGCATAGGATTCGATATCTTCACCGTTTGGCAATCGTCTGACGGTTACGACTTCTAGCTGAGCGCCGTTCGTACTGGCAGCTAATTGTTTATTCAGGTCGTAGATTTTTTTCTTCATTGGACCGTCTAACATAGCCGCGTTATCTGAGACAAAAATATTATTTTTATTGATGACTAAGTTACTATTTGTTCCGTCAATAGAAACAGAATAATTGTTTTCTTGTTGAGGATACTCTTTTAAATGATTTAAGTTATCTTGTAAAACAGTATCAAAGGATTTTGTTGCTTCTGCCACTTTTCCAGACTCAATATCTGCACGTTCTTGGTTAAGGGTTTGCAATTGTTGATCGTAAGATGCCATTTTCGCAGGATAATGATTATCCGTTATAAAGAATAGGCTGAAAAAAAAGCCGCAAGATAGAAGGACCCACAATAAAATGACTGTTACAATCTCATTTCTTCTTTTTAACGATCGGTAGTGATTGATAATTTGTTGATTCAATGAGGGGTGATTGTTTTGGCTAGATCTAGACATCAGACTCATCTCCTTTATTCAAAGCTGATATAAAATATCTTTTTGCATGCTCGCCCACTGTAAAATAGCATTTACCTAACAACCAAAATTTTTCTTCTTTCATTTCACATACAACTCCTTTTATCAAACGTTCAAAATACTGATAGTATTATTTTACCATGTGAACCATAAAATGCATCGTACTTCAGGTTGATTTTATCCTTCTTTTAAGGCTATTTCTACAATGCTGGGAGGTGCCAACGATGAGCATTAGCTGAAAATTAACTAAATTGTGATATACTCAAATGAATAAAGCCAAGCCGAATGATTCCTCGAAATGAAGAGGGTTCATTTGTTATGCTGTGAAAAAAAGTGTGACTTTGTGTGAAAAAGCACTAGACAAAACCCTTGCAGGTCTTTAGAATGGTAAAGGATGTTTTTTGAAAATATTAGATGAAAACAAATTGAAAAGGAGAAACACAATGAAACCTGTATCGCCATTATTTGAGCAGATCGACAAATCAATCAGTAAAAAAATGAACTTATTCCAAAGTAGTTTTATGCGTTATGCTTTTCGTGCTATGCTGGCTTGTATGTTTTTAACATTAGGAACAGCCGTTGCATTTGCAATTGCAATGAAAGGTGAAGACATTGTACATGGGTTAGGCAAAATGCTTTATGCGTTTATGTTTAGCTGGTCACTTGTTATGATTCTGTATATGAATGCTGAGTTAGGGACATCAAACATGTTGTACATGACGGTCGGCGTTTATCGTAAAAAAATCAACTTATCATTTGCGGCAAAAATTTTATTTGCATGTATTTTCTTTAATTTAGTCGGTGGTGTTCTTTTTGGATACTTGATTTCTTTGACCGTTCCTTATCAAGATTTAGCGTCAGATAGTTTCTTCTTCACTTCGATCGCTGGAAAATTAAATAAAACGACAACACAAATTTTAGTAGAAGGTATTTTTGCCAATATCGTAGTAAACACGGCGGTCTTAGTAAGTATGCGTATGAAAGATGATGCTGGTAAGGTTGCAGCAATTATTTTTATCATCTTTATCTTTGCTTTCTTAGGTTACGAGCACGTTATCGCTAACTTCCCTGCCTTTAGCTTAGCCTATTTTGCTTCTCACGGAACAATGGCGGCAATGACAGTTAGTAGCGTAGCACACAATCTATTCTTTGCTTTGATCGGTAACTTTATCGGTGGTGGCTTGGTGATTGGTTTGGGTTATGCTTGGCTGAATAATGCAGATACAACTTATGTAGATTAATCAATTTAGAGGCTGAGGCGGAATGACCGTTTCAGCTTTTTTTGCTGTCTATAGTTTATTGAAGTAAGATAGAAGAGAATAAGAGAAGAGGAGCAAGAGAATGAATGAAGTTGTTTTTCCGAAAAATAAAGAAAAAGCTGAACAGATGGCAGCCTACATGAAAAATTTATTTCCTTTTGCAGGGGTTTCCGCACCAGAACGGGCAGTGATTGAGAAAGAGTTGTTAAAAATCAGCAAAAAACTACCGTTTGATGAGCTGTTTGAGTTAGTTGATTTTTACTATCATAAATCCGAGCGAGAATATCAGTATTTGGCGATTGATTTGGCAACAGTTAATGTAAAACGCTTCTCTTTTGAAGAGATGCTAAGCTTCAAACCTTTCGTAATCAATAAAGCTTGGTGGGATAGTGTCGATGCTTGGCGCAAGTTTTTTGGGCTTTGGGGGCACCAGCATCTAGACGAAATGCCTCAGTTATTTGAAGCGTTTTTTGGAGAAGAGGACTTCTGGCATAGACGAATTGCACTCAATTTGCAATTGTTATATAAAGAAAAAACAAACACTGCGTTATTGAAAAAAGCCATTATTTATGATAAAACTACAGATGAGTTCTTTATTCAAAAAGCAATTGGCTGGTCCTTGCGTCAATATAGTAAAACAGATCCAGATTGGGTTCAAACCTTGATCAAGACGACCGAATTAAGCCCATTAGCAGTTAGAGAAGGCAGTAAGTATTTGCCAAAATCATAGAAAGCGAGCGAGTTATTACGCCATGAGAAGAAAACTTTTTGCATTTGATATTGATGGAACATTGCTTGGAACCGACAGACAACCGTTGGAAAGCACACGAGAAGCATTAAAGATGTTAAGACAACAAGGACATCTTGTAACAATTGCAACAGGACGCAGTCGCTTTATGGCACAAGATATTATTTTGGACTTAGATTTTTCTAATTACGTTCTCTGTAACGGAGCAGCAGCATTTTTAGATCATGAACAATACTATCAAAATTTATTGGATGAAAATGAATTGCATCGCTTTGCTTCAGAAGTAGAAAAAAGAGAAATCGGTCTAGCCTATGTTGGTTTGGATGACGTGAAGAAAAATAATCATCATCGCAGAAAGCAAATGGTTGAAGCGATGGGTTCTATTGATTTTGAAGCGCCAGAATATGATTTGAATTTCCAAAAAGAGAATGATGTGTATCAAGCTTTAGCATTCTACGATGAATCGGCCGACGGCATGTTTGACCGTGAGTTCTCAAAATTTCGCTTTATCCGTTGGCATTCTGAAAGTGTGGATATCGTCCCTAATAATGGGTCTAAAGCAGCAACTTTGCTGAATTTAGCGGATCGTGTTGGAATTGCGCGTGAAGATATCATTACATTTGGAGATGGTGAAAACGATCGTGAAATGTTAAGAGAAGCTGGGATCGGTGTGGCGATGGGCAATGCCTTGCCTCATATTCAAAAAGAAGCAAAAATCGTGACAGACACCAATGATAATGATGGTATCTGGAAAGCGTTGAAAGAATTAAAGGCGATTTAAGTCTAAAAAAGTGATCTGCACGAAGCCGTTAAGCTTGTGCAGATCACTTTTTTTATTCGATCACTAAAACGCCGTCTTTCAACGCATATGGGTTTTCTGCATTGATATGATCGTAGAACATTACACCATTTAAATGATCGATCTCATGTTGAACGACGATCGCTTCATAATTTTTTAAACGGATTTTTTGCTTTTCACCCGCAGCATCTACATAAGAGAGTGTGATTTTATTATGACGTACCACATAACCAGGTACTTCACGGTCAACAGACAAGCATCCTTCACCCTCGCCAAGACAAGCATCTTGAACGGAATGACTTAAAATTTTAGGATTATACATCACAGCGCTTAATGTCGGCTCAGGATTTTCCAAATCACCACTTGGCACGTGGACTGCGATGATGCGTTTAGAAATATCTAATTGTGGTGCGGCTAAACCAACACCGCCTCGTAGTCCTAATTCTTCTGCTTTGACAGGATCTTGGCTGTTATGCAAGAACTCCATCATTTCTACGCCTAATTTAATATCTTCATCAGAGAGCGGCACAGCAACTTCTTTTGCTACTTCTCTAAGAGTTGGGTTTCCTTCACGGATAATATCCTCCATGGTGATCATGGGATAATTCCTCCTTTAATTATGTAAAAGTCTGATAAGTTTCAGTAAGAAACGAGATCTTTTCATGAATGTATTTATTCGTCTATACAGTTTATCATAAAACCAGTAGAAATGGGGATAAATTGTTCAAAAAACACGAGAGTGAGTCAGCTTGGTCTTGCATTTTTACGAACTTTCCTGTAAAGTGTACCTGTATGGAAACATACCGTCTTTTACTTGGTTGTGCGAATCACCAACGCATTACTCAGTAAGAAGATGACTATTAAAGAAGAGGTGAAAAACATGGCAATGTCAAAAGAAAAGAAAAACGAAATCATTAGCGAATACGCTCGTCATGAAGGAGATACTGGTTCACCAGAAGTACAGATCGCTGTATTAACTGCTGATATCAACCACTTGAACGAACACGCTCGCGTTCACAAAAAAG
This sequence is a window from Enterococcus sp. 7F3_DIV0205. Protein-coding genes within it:
- a CDS encoding formate/nitrite transporter family protein, whose amino-acid sequence is MKPVSPLFEQIDKSISKKMNLFQSSFMRYAFRAMLACMFLTLGTAVAFAIAMKGEDIVHGLGKMLYAFMFSWSLVMILYMNAELGTSNMLYMTVGVYRKKINLSFAAKILFACIFFNLVGGVLFGYLISLTVPYQDLASDSFFFTSIAGKLNKTTTQILVEGIFANIVVNTAVLVSMRMKDDAGKVAAIIFIIFIFAFLGYEHVIANFPAFSLAYFASHGTMAAMTVSSVAHNLFFALIGNFIGGGLVIGLGYAWLNNADTTYVD
- the rpsO gene encoding 30S ribosomal protein S15, whose protein sequence is MAMSKEKKNEIISEYARHEGDTGSPEVQIAVLTADINHLNEHARVHKKDHHSYRGLMKKIGHRRNLLAYLRKTDIQRYRELIQRLGLRR
- the lepB gene encoding signal peptidase I, translated to MKKKYGTFYTLIQFAMILLFALFLRTFVLTPVEVVGISMEPTYHESDRLWQTSLVSPKRFDVATFPSPRDGKRIVKRVVGMPGDTIRMENDQLYINDKKYDEPYLDEFKDALTDGMPLTADFTLANSAAGPATVVPDGKYFVLGDNRRKTDDSRYFGFVDEDAIVGVVYFRYYPLNKIGVQ
- the trpA gene encoding tryptophan synthase subunit alpha, coding for MKSLTKQLKAKQQANETIFVPYIMAGAQGLDQLADEIQLLTDAGASAIELGIPFSDPVADGPVIQAAGLRALENKVTLRKIIQQLKQIKTPTPLVLMTYFNPVFSYGLETFIQELAETNVLGLIIPDLPYEHQKLLTPLLKESDISLIPLIALTTPKERISELAAAGDGFIYAVAVNGVTGVGRNYQEIVDEHLAYIQKVSDKPVLAGFGVSTKEHVERFRKSCAGVIVGSKIVQLLSEGKQGEVKAFIQEAIKNEV
- a CDS encoding Cof-type HAD-IIB family hydrolase, whose amino-acid sequence is MRRKLFAFDIDGTLLGTDRQPLESTREALKMLRQQGHLVTIATGRSRFMAQDIILDLDFSNYVLCNGAAAFLDHEQYYQNLLDENELHRFASEVEKREIGLAYVGLDDVKKNNHHRRKQMVEAMGSIDFEAPEYDLNFQKENDVYQALAFYDESADGMFDREFSKFRFIRWHSESVDIVPNNGSKAATLLNLADRVGIAREDIITFGDGENDREMLREAGIGVAMGNALPHIQKEAKIVTDTNDNDGIWKALKELKAI
- a CDS encoding DUF1054 domain-containing protein gives rise to the protein MLMFTEKDFDVFTIEGLDPRMAGIRSTIQPKFQELDDYFAEQLGEKLETEFFVHIAQHRRRTVYPPENTWSALSQKKRGYKMEAHFQLGIWPDYLFMWLSLIDNPKNEKEIAQAFLENQVLFEQLDDEFYLSIDHTQPEIERLNEADLEKHLIRFRDVKKGEFQIGRIIRKTDDLLNDPEKAREYMLKTYEELLPLYQLAIKHQ
- a CDS encoding ABC transporter ATP-binding protein, which encodes MKAIEFLSVDKQFLDGDTTIEALKPTNFSVEKGQFVAVIGPSGSGKSTFLTLAGGLQTPTNGEIKINNQAFSEENEKKRSTIRFSEIGFILQASNLVPFLTVEKQLRLVDKVKKEKTDVDKVNQLLTELGIEKLKKKYPDEISGGERQRVAIARALYNDPSIILADEPTASLDSDRAFEVVKILARETKEKNKATIMVTHDQRLIDFCDEVFVMKDGVLKKQK
- a CDS encoding DNA alkylation repair protein — translated: MNEVVFPKNKEKAEQMAAYMKNLFPFAGVSAPERAVIEKELLKISKKLPFDELFELVDFYYHKSEREYQYLAIDLATVNVKRFSFEEMLSFKPFVINKAWWDSVDAWRKFFGLWGHQHLDEMPQLFEAFFGEEDFWHRRIALNLQLLYKEKTNTALLKKAIIYDKTTDEFFIQKAIGWSLRQYSKTDPDWVQTLIKTTELSPLAVREGSKYLPKS
- the def gene encoding peptide deformylase gives rise to the protein MITMEDIIREGNPTLREVAKEVAVPLSDEDIKLGVEMMEFLHNSQDPVKAEELGLRGGVGLAAPQLDISKRIIAVHVPSGDLENPEPTLSAVMYNPKILSHSVQDACLGEGEGCLSVDREVPGYVVRHNKITLSYVDAAGEKQKIRLKNYEAIVVQHEIDHLNGVMFYDHINAENPYALKDGVLVIE
- a CDS encoding GNAT family N-acetyltransferase, translated to MEILINRNLVFAQNQYLETDRLKLRPVTLSDANDMYEYASDKETVTHVFPIHQSLKDTQDSISNYFMSAPFGKYGVELKETGKLIGTIDLRVEDQHNIAEIGYALNRNYWGKGYMPEAAGEILRFGFEELQLMRIFATHDVDNPKSGRVMEKIGMKVEGRIPNARMWKGKVVTDAMLGITLEEWQKVHR
- the rpsD gene encoding 30S ribosomal protein S4, with the protein product MSRYTGPSWKISRRLGISLSGTGKELARRPYKPGQHGPNSRGKVSEYGMQLTEKQKLRHMYGMNERQFVNLFIKASKIKEGKHGVNFMILLEQRLDNVVYRLGLATTRRQARQLVNHGHVTVDGKRVDIPSYHVEVGQVISVREKSQNVVTIKEAVEATVGRPAFVSFDTEKLEGSFTRLPERDELYPDIDEALVVEYYNQKL
- a CDS encoding ABC transporter permease, producing the protein MFLAWNEITRSKLRYALIISVMFLISYLVFFLTGLAYGLAEDNRTAVDKWQADGIVLSDESNTNINMSMIPIKSIDEVEAQEKASLGQTAAVIQLDQKNAEKINASFFGINKDEFLMPNIVEGKAFTNENETVADNSLKKENDIKIGDTIKLAGSDKKLKVVGFTENAKFNVAPVLYVSTSAFQQIRFEKSDTTENARVNAIVFRAKEGSVKNVQIKDDGLTRYDIATFINKLPGYSAQVLTFGFMISFLIVIAAIVIGIFIYVLTMQKTTIFGIMKAQGISGLYIAISVILQTFILAVLGITLGLLGTVGTSLVLPTAVPFQSNWLFFLSIGGIMLIIAVLGALFSVRTIIKIDPLKAIG
- a CDS encoding TPM domain-containing protein; its protein translation is MSRSSQNNHPSLNQQIINHYRSLKRRNEIVTVILLWVLLSCGFFFSLFFITDNHYPAKMASYDQQLQTLNQERADIESGKVAEATKSFDTVLQDNLNHLKEYPQQENNYSVSIDGTNSNLVINKNNIFVSDNAAMLDGPMKKKIYDLNKQLAASTNGAQLEVVTVRRLPNGEDIESYANKIFNQLGIGNKEENNGVLYLIALDDREFRLEVGYGLEGLIPDGTANNIINDDDVVDAFKDERYADGVNQVVDQVFSLMNTKTALVDSKINQVKEQQRSAKFSHWGLFSLLLLLMTLSLFFIIKLIRAKGTLKQAYNDYLEQMSAYSKSIDPNDSQFLQEKMKQTDFYYILLSGTFLILSKRSLRRAITRGKLLKNPAAQQKAFGRILIGDTLYSGNGDILTTAYLASNYNSSNWSDNDSSGSGGGSSWGSFGGGSSGGGGASGGW